A window from Sphingobium sp. EM0848 encodes these proteins:
- a CDS encoding acetyl-CoA carboxylase carboxyltransferase subunit alpha, producing the protein MVSFLEFEKPIAEMEARIIELRATANVGDIDISGEIDKLEQRAAKMLVDSYAKLSPWQKTQVARHPDRPHFKDYVAGMFDNFMPLAGDRAFSDDQAILGGFATLGDRRVVVIGHEKGDDTASRVRHNFGMAKPEGYRKAIRLMQLADRFGLPVVTLVDTSGAFPGVQAEERGQAEAIARSTEQCLALGVPMVAAVVGEGGSGGAVALAAANRVLMFEHAVYSVISPEGCASILWRTAEKASDAATAMQVTAQHLKALGVIDRIVPEPTGGAHREPVQAIANLGAAIGEELDALSGMSPDALRTDRADKFLAIGV; encoded by the coding sequence ATGGTTAGTTTTCTCGAATTCGAAAAGCCCATCGCGGAGATGGAAGCGCGCATCATCGAATTGCGCGCCACCGCCAATGTGGGCGATATCGACATAAGCGGCGAGATCGACAAGCTCGAACAGCGCGCGGCGAAGATGCTGGTGGACAGTTACGCGAAGCTGTCGCCCTGGCAGAAGACGCAGGTGGCGCGCCATCCCGACCGTCCGCATTTCAAGGACTATGTCGCGGGCATGTTCGACAATTTCATGCCGCTGGCCGGGGACCGCGCCTTTTCGGACGATCAGGCGATCCTGGGCGGCTTCGCGACGCTGGGCGACCGGCGCGTGGTCGTGATCGGCCATGAAAAGGGCGATGACACCGCCAGCCGCGTCCGCCACAATTTCGGCATGGCCAAGCCCGAGGGCTATCGCAAGGCGATCCGCCTGATGCAGTTGGCCGACCGCTTCGGCCTGCCGGTGGTGACGCTGGTGGATACGTCGGGCGCTTTCCCCGGCGTGCAGGCGGAGGAGCGCGGACAGGCGGAGGCCATTGCCCGCTCGACCGAACAATGTCTGGCGCTGGGCGTCCCGATGGTCGCCGCCGTGGTGGGCGAGGGCGGCTCGGGCGGTGCGGTCGCGCTGGCGGCGGCCAACCGCGTGCTGATGTTCGAACATGCGGTTTATTCGGTGATCTCGCCCGAGGGCTGCGCCTCCATCCTCTGGCGCACCGCCGAAAAGGCGAGCGACGCGGCCACTGCCATGCAGGTCACGGCGCAGCATCTGAAGGCGCTGGGCGTCATCGACCGAATCGTGCCCGAACCGACCGGCGGCGCTCATCGCGAGCCGGTGCAGGCGATCGCCAATCTGGGCGCTGCCATCGGTGAGGAACTGGATGCACTGTCGGGCATGAGCCCCGACGCGTTGCGTACCGACCGCGCCGACAAGTTCCTCGCCATCGGCGTCTGA